One genomic segment of Candidatus Schekmanbacteria bacterium includes these proteins:
- a CDS encoding multicopper oxidase domain-containing protein encodes MQKNKILTYLVILFALCFFTLSTFSINFSFALQGTPLPGSSIKKWVDPLPTPYITGANSLELQMTEFQSSVMPTGFIPATGAYNGTWVWGYLLPEQVPGPSQTIPIPSYIGPVILAKRGTPTEVTYVNKLGDTATSMVEAWKSSTDLTLHWADPLGQGLQMTNYAGPIPAVAHLHGGEVPPQLDGGPDNWFTSDGNYFGMSYYTGAGSLMQAASHPASGILGDRYFNTTDGKIYEYTAANTWATFPGSIYRYPNTQEASNIWFHDHTMGVTRLNVYAGLAGGYLISDAFDTLSGKGYNLPAGLGWHDLGGETIIPLVLQDRMFDTNGQLYFPNIPINPDHPFWVPEFTGDTIVVNGKVWPTIGTAAAPIPSKRYRFLFLNGSNARTYDLFLVDMVTGKMGPPMWIIGTDGGYLDAPVKIDPNGPGLKKLLIMPGERYDVIIDFNDPAWRAANPAFSGQLVLRNTAKTPYPNGVYPTTTTIGQIVKFFIGAPVADTSYDPASGIKLRGDPSVTNPIPPIVRLPGTPKGPAIVETGIGQNVHKVRQLTLNEVMGPGGPLDILVNNTELSGLSRAIDRFTNGVRPDFTPNISGTSYLSEMPQEGETEVWDVINLTADAHPLHLHLVQFQLVSRQKFNVISYNKLYNSLFPGSSAIDPMTGLPFAPGTFIGGFGPPADYNTGMPWSALDTFGKPSVTKYLGGNPDVRAVMKSNARPVYMKGTPTPPQAHEEGWKDTVIMYPGEVTRIVVRWSPTDMSIPAAPADITSLYYPFDPNNGYGYVFHCHIIDHEDDEMMRPDYVTINPSAVGNRSYIGLFDGGIDF; translated from the coding sequence ATGCAAAAAAATAAGATTCTAACTTATTTAGTAATACTTTTTGCACTATGCTTTTTCACTTTATCTACATTTAGTATAAATTTTTCATTCGCTCTGCAAGGAACACCATTGCCCGGAAGCTCCATAAAAAAGTGGGTTGATCCTCTGCCTACCCCTTATATTACCGGGGCAAATTCACTGGAACTACAGATGACTGAATTTCAATCTTCTGTAATGCCTACAGGGTTCATACCTGCAACGGGGGCTTACAATGGTACATGGGTTTGGGGATATCTTCTCCCCGAGCAGGTACCCGGACCATCTCAGACAATTCCTATCCCATCATACATTGGCCCTGTAATACTTGCCAAGAGGGGAACACCGACAGAGGTAACTTATGTCAACAAACTTGGTGATACAGCCACAAGCATGGTAGAAGCATGGAAAAGCTCCACTGACCTGACACTGCATTGGGCTGACCCATTGGGACAGGGACTTCAGATGACTAACTATGCCGGCCCAATTCCGGCAGTGGCACATCTGCACGGCGGCGAGGTACCACCACAGCTTGACGGAGGTCCGGACAACTGGTTTACAAGCGACGGGAACTATTTTGGGATGTCATATTACACAGGTGCCGGCTCTCTTATGCAGGCTGCTTCACACCCTGCGTCAGGTATTTTAGGTGACCGCTACTTTAATACAACAGACGGGAAGATTTATGAATACACTGCTGCCAATACATGGGCAACTTTCCCCGGTTCAATATATCGGTACCCAAACACACAGGAAGCTTCAAACATCTGGTTCCACGACCATACAATGGGTGTCACACGCCTTAATGTTTACGCTGGTCTGGCAGGCGGTTATCTTATCTCCGATGCTTTTGATACTCTATCAGGGAAGGGTTATAATCTTCCTGCAGGCTTGGGCTGGCATGACCTTGGTGGTGAAACAATAATACCGTTGGTACTTCAGGACAGGATGTTCGATACTAATGGACAACTTTATTTTCCGAATATACCCATTAACCCCGATCATCCTTTTTGGGTCCCTGAGTTCACCGGAGATACCATCGTAGTAAACGGTAAAGTATGGCCTACAATCGGAACCGCTGCAGCGCCTATACCTTCAAAGCGATACCGTTTCCTTTTCCTCAACGGTTCCAATGCCCGTACCTACGACCTTTTTCTGGTTGACATGGTTACCGGTAAAATGGGACCTCCTATGTGGATTATTGGAACTGACGGCGGTTACCTCGATGCACCGGTTAAAATCGATCCTAATGGACCCGGTCTGAAGAAACTCCTGATTATGCCAGGTGAGCGGTATGATGTAATAATTGACTTTAACGACCCGGCATGGCGGGCAGCGAATCCCGCTTTCTCCGGCCAGCTTGTTTTGCGAAACACAGCTAAGACTCCTTATCCAAATGGCGTGTACCCAACTACCACGACTATTGGTCAGATAGTGAAATTCTTCATTGGAGCACCTGTTGCTGATACAAGCTATGATCCTGCTTCCGGTATAAAGCTTCGCGGTGATCCAAGTGTGACTAACCCGATTCCTCCTATAGTACGTCTGCCCGGCACTCCCAAAGGTCCTGCTATTGTTGAAACCGGCATTGGTCAAAACGTACATAAGGTACGCCAGCTTACACTCAACGAGGTCATGGGGCCCGGTGGTCCGCTTGACATACTGGTAAACAATACTGAATTGTCAGGTCTTTCAAGAGCCATAGATAGATTTACCAATGGGGTGAGACCTGATTTCACACCCAATATATCCGGAACAAGCTACTTATCTGAAATGCCCCAGGAGGGGGAGACCGAGGTATGGGACGTCATCAATTTAACAGCAGACGCCCATCCCCTTCATCTTCACCTCGTTCAGTTCCAGCTTGTAAGCCGTCAGAAATTCAATGTCATCAGTTACAATAAACTATACAATTCCCTGTTCCCGGGAAGCAGCGCTATCGATCCTATGACCGGTCTACCTTTCGCTCCGGGCACATTCATTGGAGGCTTTGGTCCACCGGCAGACTATAACACAGGAATGCCGTGGAGTGCTCTGGATACATTCGGGAAGCCTTCCGTTACCAAGTACTTAGGTGGTAATCCTGATGTCAGGGCTGTAATGAAGAGCAACGCAAGGCCTGTATATATGAAGGGCACGCCAACTCCGCCGCAGGCTCACGAAGAGGGATGGAAAGATACGGTTATAATGTATCCGGGAGAGGTAACGCGCATAGTGGTAAGATGGTCACCCACTGATATGTCAATACCGGCAGCACCTGCAGATATTACATCTTTGTATTACCCCTTCGATCCTAACAACGGTTATGGTTACGTATTTCACTGCCACATCATAGATCACGAGGATGATGAGATGATGAGGCCTGACTATGTAACTATAAATCCATCTGCCGTTGGCAACAGAAGCTATATAGGACTCTTTGACGGAGGAATTGATTTCTAA
- a CDS encoding APC family permease, protein MQTNDKMSLLQRIKTLLIGSARSPYDTSVFHKLSLIAFFAWVGLGADGLSSSAYGPEEAFLALKGHTYLAFFIALGTAVTIFIISASYSQIIELFPTGGGGYLVASKLLSPTFGMISGCALLVDYVLTITISIASGADAIFSFLPPEWASRKIILAVIGVIILILLNLRGVKESVLPMVPIFMLFVVTHLFGIIYGIVIHLMDFPHVFNETMQEVQRSHSELGLLGMIILLLRAYSMGAGTYTGIEAVSNGLPILREPRVQTAKRTMHYMAASLAFTVFGLMTCYVLFKVDFQQGKTLNAVLFQNMTAGWNGSSAQIFIFLTLFSEAAILFIAAQTGFLDGPRVLSNMALDRWLPTRFAMLSDRFVTQNGILIMGGAAGIMMLLTGGSVRFLIVLYSINVFLTFFLSQLGMVRHWWASRLTVEKWKKKLLVNGVGLILTTFILVSVTAIKFDEGGWITIIVTGSLVLLAVVIKRHYNSTGVLLRRLENLVEIVESTTAESFEDGKIQEHPDPEGKTAVLLVNGFGGLGLHTLFAIIRLFGKSFKNFIFLQVGVIDAGNFKGSTEIEHLQQAAKNEVDRYVDYMKKHGYYAEGFSSIGIDIVDEVEKITPGILERFPNSVFFGGQLVFPEESFITRFLHNYTVFTIQRKFYHDGIPFIILPIKVI, encoded by the coding sequence ATGCAGACAAATGATAAAATGTCGCTGCTTCAGCGAATTAAAACTCTACTGATCGGTAGTGCCAGAAGCCCTTATGACACTTCAGTCTTTCACAAACTTTCACTGATTGCTTTTTTTGCATGGGTTGGTTTAGGTGCAGATGGTCTATCGTCGTCAGCTTACGGCCCTGAAGAAGCTTTCCTTGCTTTAAAGGGACACACATATCTTGCATTTTTCATAGCACTTGGGACAGCAGTTACCATTTTCATTATAAGTGCAAGCTATTCACAGATAATTGAGCTTTTCCCAACCGGAGGTGGAGGATATCTTGTGGCAAGCAAACTCCTATCTCCGACCTTCGGCATGATTTCAGGGTGCGCATTGCTTGTCGATTATGTCCTAACAATTACTATTTCCATTGCCAGCGGTGCAGATGCCATCTTCAGTTTCCTGCCTCCTGAATGGGCTTCGAGGAAGATAATTCTTGCTGTTATAGGTGTAATAATACTTATACTTCTCAACCTGCGCGGTGTTAAAGAGTCTGTACTTCCGATGGTCCCGATTTTCATGCTTTTTGTCGTTACTCACTTGTTTGGGATAATATACGGTATTGTTATTCATCTCATGGATTTCCCTCATGTCTTTAATGAAACAATGCAAGAGGTCCAGAGGTCTCACTCTGAACTGGGGCTTCTAGGGATGATTATACTCTTGCTTCGGGCTTACAGTATGGGAGCAGGAACATATACCGGAATAGAAGCAGTCAGCAACGGGCTTCCAATATTGCGGGAACCAAGGGTGCAAACTGCAAAACGAACAATGCATTATATGGCTGCCTCGCTTGCTTTCACTGTTTTCGGGCTAATGACCTGTTATGTACTTTTCAAAGTTGATTTCCAGCAGGGCAAAACATTGAATGCTGTCCTTTTTCAAAATATGACTGCAGGATGGAATGGCTCATCAGCACAGATTTTTATTTTCTTAACTCTCTTTTCCGAAGCTGCGATTCTTTTTATAGCTGCACAGACTGGTTTTCTGGATGGTCCGAGAGTGCTTTCAAATATGGCGCTCGACAGGTGGCTGCCAACCAGATTTGCCATGCTCAGCGACCGCTTTGTAACACAAAACGGGATACTGATCATGGGAGGAGCAGCAGGCATAATGATGCTCCTTACCGGCGGTTCAGTGAGGTTCCTTATAGTCCTTTACAGTATCAATGTGTTCCTCACTTTTTTTCTTTCGCAGTTGGGTATGGTGCGGCACTGGTGGGCTTCGCGCTTAACGGTTGAGAAGTGGAAGAAAAAGCTTCTGGTAAATGGTGTAGGGCTCATTCTCACTACATTTATACTTGTATCTGTTACTGCCATTAAATTCGATGAAGGTGGTTGGATAACAATTATCGTAACAGGATCACTGGTTTTACTGGCAGTTGTAATAAAACGACATTACAATAGCACGGGGGTTCTTCTCCGCAGACTTGAAAACCTTGTAGAAATCGTTGAAAGTACGACTGCTGAATCATTTGAAGATGGAAAGATCCAGGAGCACCCTGACCCTGAAGGGAAGACAGCGGTACTGCTTGTGAATGGTTTTGGAGGGCTTGGACTTCACACTCTTTTTGCCATAATCCGTTTATTTGGGAAATCATTTAAAAACTTTATTTTCCTTCAGGTAGGAGTCATTGATGCTGGAAACTTTAAAGGTTCAACCGAGATTGAGCATCTCCAGCAGGCAGCAAAAAATGAAGTGGACCGCTATGTAGATTACATGAAAAAGCATGGTTATTATGCTGAAGGATTTTCCTCTATAGGTATAGATATAGTTGATGAAGTAGAAAAAATAACACCTGGAATCCTCGAACGTTTTCCTAACTCTGTATTCTTTGGCGGGCAACTTGTATTTCCCGAAGAGTCATTCATTACGCGTTTCCTTCATAACTATACAGTTTTTACCATACAGAGGAAATTTTATCATGACGGCATTCCTTTTATAATACTTCCAATCAAGGTTATCTGA
- a CDS encoding PAS domain S-box protein, translating to MYKKNLKNIVEEINDTQDNPELLKNGIEDMENNLLGTEDSYRKLLEVASDAIFVADAETGIIIYVNKKGEELLGRSATEIIGLHQTKLHPDGSDEIYKNFFAEAVNKGETSPHLLYICHRDGRNIPVESTSRLTDINGKKVIIGIFRDITERKSAEEILIRSRRELGIETEERTLELAKAIKFLQTEVELHRHAKNVIEQLRHRNELILNSAGEGICGLDSEQKVIFINPAGAKMLGWQVEEIIGQSLHTLIHNTKSDGTDCEADECPNLKTLKDGIPYCRSDEVFWRKDGSSFPVAYISTPIIESEKITGVVITFRDITEQKRAEDEVLRQSARTAVLARVASRLNSQLDLNEVLQMVCKETTSALNVDAAVVLLYDENHKVLSYAADFGLSSDFGKVMKPVPRALFDNFAEEKSIIVIPDIQVVSGLVNEELYKSMNCRTIITARMENENKLIGLLYTTTIGEKKYFDEYEQALLKGLADEAALAITNAILFKNANDRLEQLRALHEIDKAITSSLDIEVMLNILLEQATLQLHVDAASIWLLDENSQSLECAAVKGFRLTSIPKMKLKLGMGVAGQCALERKIVSISDLGSSKSSVMPMLQKEQFVSSYAVPLISKGSVKGVLEVFHRSNIDDTPEWLAFFETLAEQAAIVIDNASMIEELQVSNAELSLAYDTTLVGWSHALDLRDRETEGHSRRVTEITVRLAEIMGISMEKMVHIRRGALLHDIGKMGVPDSILLKPDKLTDEEWKIMRKHPIYAYEILSPIAFLRPALDIPYCHHEKWDGTGYPRGLRGEQIPLPARIFAVVDIWDALRSDRPYRSAWEEDKVREYLHSIAGTHLDSVVVEKFLQMDFKVK from the coding sequence ATGTACAAGAAAAACTTGAAAAATATAGTTGAAGAAATAAATGACACTCAAGATAACCCTGAACTATTGAAAAATGGCATAGAAGATATGGAAAATAATCTGTTGGGAACTGAAGATAGCTATCGCAAATTGTTGGAAGTTGCCAGCGATGCTATTTTTGTCGCTGATGCTGAGACCGGGATAATAATTTACGTTAATAAAAAAGGTGAAGAGCTTCTTGGGAGGAGTGCCACTGAGATAATAGGTCTGCACCAGACAAAGCTTCATCCAGACGGCAGTGATGAGATATATAAGAATTTTTTTGCCGAAGCTGTTAACAAGGGGGAAACTTCTCCTCATCTATTATATATATGCCATAGAGACGGAAGAAATATCCCTGTTGAGTCTACGTCACGCCTTACTGATATTAATGGAAAGAAGGTTATAATAGGAATTTTTCGTGATATCACTGAACGCAAGAGCGCTGAGGAAATTCTTATACGCTCCCGCCGGGAATTAGGGATAGAAACTGAGGAAAGAACGCTTGAGCTTGCGAAAGCAATAAAATTTCTCCAGACTGAAGTAGAGTTGCATAGGCATGCTAAGAATGTTATTGAACAGTTGAGACACAGAAATGAACTGATATTGAATTCTGCCGGTGAAGGAATTTGCGGTTTGGATAGTGAACAAAAGGTGATATTCATTAATCCTGCCGGAGCAAAGATGCTGGGGTGGCAGGTTGAAGAGATAATAGGTCAAAGTTTGCATACGCTTATCCATAACACAAAAAGTGATGGGACAGATTGCGAGGCAGATGAGTGCCCAAATCTCAAAACATTAAAAGACGGAATACCCTATTGCAGATCTGATGAAGTTTTCTGGAGAAAGGATGGAAGCTCATTTCCTGTTGCTTACATAAGCACACCGATTATAGAAAGTGAAAAAATAACAGGTGTGGTTATAACCTTCAGGGATATTACTGAGCAAAAAAGGGCTGAAGATGAAGTTCTCCGCCAGTCTGCACGTACAGCGGTTCTGGCACGTGTTGCATCCCGTCTTAACTCACAGCTTGATCTTAATGAGGTTCTTCAGATGGTATGTAAGGAAACTACGAGTGCTCTTAATGTGGACGCTGCGGTAGTGCTCCTTTATGATGAAAACCATAAAGTTCTTTCCTATGCCGCTGATTTTGGATTATCATCTGATTTTGGCAAAGTTATGAAACCTGTTCCCCGGGCCCTTTTCGATAACTTTGCGGAAGAAAAATCAATTATAGTTATTCCCGATATCCAGGTTGTTTCAGGTTTAGTAAATGAGGAATTATATAAATCTATGAATTGTCGTACCATTATTACAGCGAGAATGGAAAATGAAAATAAACTTATTGGCCTTCTATACACTACTACGATTGGAGAGAAAAAATATTTTGATGAATATGAACAAGCTTTGCTTAAAGGGCTGGCAGATGAGGCTGCTCTGGCCATTACGAATGCGATTCTTTTTAAGAATGCAAATGACCGCCTTGAACAGTTAAGGGCTCTTCATGAAATTGACAAAGCCATTACATCAAGTCTTGATATAGAAGTTATGTTAAATATTCTGCTTGAGCAAGCTACATTACAGCTTCATGTTGATGCTGCATCTATATGGCTTCTTGATGAGAATTCACAAAGCCTGGAATGTGCGGCTGTAAAAGGATTTCGTTTAACATCTATACCCAAAATGAAGTTAAAGCTTGGCATGGGTGTAGCTGGACAATGTGCGCTTGAACGGAAGATTGTTAGCATCAGCGATCTCGGCAGCAGCAAATCTTCAGTGATGCCAATGCTCCAAAAAGAACAATTTGTCTCTTCCTATGCTGTTCCTCTTATTAGCAAGGGAAGTGTCAAAGGCGTACTTGAAGTATTCCACCGTTCTAACATTGATGATACACCAGAATGGCTCGCTTTTTTTGAAACACTGGCAGAGCAGGCTGCTATCGTTATTGATAACGCATCCATGATAGAGGAATTGCAGGTTTCCAACGCAGAGCTATCCCTTGCTTATGATACCACTCTTGTTGGCTGGTCCCATGCACTTGATTTGCGTGACAGGGAAACAGAAGGACATTCAAGGCGTGTTACTGAGATTACAGTCCGGTTAGCAGAAATTATGGGAATAAGCATGGAGAAAATGGTCCATATCCGCCGTGGCGCGCTTCTTCATGATATAGGGAAGATGGGAGTTCCTGATAGTATTCTTCTCAAGCCTGACAAGCTGACTGATGAAGAATGGAAAATAATGCGCAAGCATCCAATCTATGCCTATGAAATTCTTTCACCGATTGCATTTCTTCGTCCGGCTCTGGACATACCGTACTGCCATCATGAAAAATGGGATGGGACCGGTTATCCGCGGGGGCTTAGAGGTGAGCAGATTCCGTTGCCTGCAAGGATATTTGCAGTTGTAGATATATGGGATGCACTAAGATCTGACCGTCCATATCGTTCTGCCTGGGAAGAAGACAAAGTCCGTGAGTATTTACATTCCATTGCCGGTACACATTTAGACTCGGTAGTAGTTGAGAAGTTCCTTCAGATGGATTTCAAAGTAAAATAA
- a CDS encoding inositol monophosphatase has translation MDKNFTDSLLNLAVDAAKEAGAVLREQFGKTHDIKFKREIDVVTESDLLAEKIIIEKIKSKFPSHSILTEEAGSIDGSNDVCWVIDPLDGTTNFSHDFPVFSVSIGIEVEGVVIAGAVYHPMLHELFTAKKGEGAYLNGKKIKVSNISSIGKALLSTGFPYDVHYSAENNLNYFSAFTLKAQAIRRAGSAALDLCYVACGRFDGFWEMKLSPWDTAAGGLIVLESGGKMTDFKNNSFNIREKEVLATNGLIHNEMLETIAKAGEQCQTPRKIS, from the coding sequence ATGGATAAAAATTTTACAGACAGCCTGCTTAACCTCGCTGTAGATGCCGCAAAAGAAGCTGGAGCCGTACTGAGAGAACAGTTTGGAAAAACCCATGATATTAAATTCAAGAGAGAGATTGATGTTGTAACAGAGTCTGACCTTTTGGCAGAAAAGATAATAATTGAGAAAATCAAATCTAAATTTCCCTCTCACTCTATTCTTACAGAAGAAGCAGGCAGTATTGATGGTTCGAATGATGTGTGCTGGGTTATAGATCCTCTCGACGGGACAACTAATTTTTCTCATGATTTTCCGGTTTTTTCTGTTTCCATAGGTATTGAGGTTGAAGGTGTTGTTATAGCGGGTGCTGTTTATCATCCCATGCTTCACGAGCTTTTTACGGCAAAAAAGGGAGAAGGGGCATATTTGAACGGCAAAAAAATAAAGGTCTCAAATATTAGCAGCATAGGTAAAGCCCTTCTTTCAACCGGGTTTCCCTATGATGTTCACTATTCTGCTGAAAATAATCTGAATTACTTTAGTGCATTTACTCTTAAAGCCCAGGCAATAAGACGTGCCGGTTCAGCCGCACTTGATCTCTGCTATGTGGCTTGTGGAAGATTCGATGGATTCTGGGAGATGAAACTCAGCCCCTGGGATACTGCCGCCGGAGGGCTTATTGTGCTTGAAAGCGGCGGCAAGATGACTGATTTTAAGAACAACTCATTTAATATCCGCGAAAAGGAAGTCCTTGCGACTAACGGTTTAATTCACAACGAAATGCTTGAGACTATTGCTAAGGCAGGGGAGCAGTGTCAAACTCCTCGTAAAATCTCCTGA
- a CDS encoding NAD-binding protein, translated as MDIKKFDIIKNAFKSRGRKYFFSLAGLILFYSLLFEYLYSNLEHKEIDFFRSFEFIIESMTTTGYGGLLPFYHPVMNIFAIILQVSGVLMIFMTIPIFFVPWLQRKMSTEPPHKASEDIKDHVIICRYSEAVNFLIEELEINGFPYIVIEKDRETCFNLLEQGITSIQGDPNSSQALKNAGISSARCILVMSKDEENASIILTARQLCDLPIIATVENPENSRYLEYAGAAKIACPKHELGARMAYKTAFPIALDLSKALHIPANLHITEILVHKDSSIARKSLSEAAIGNVSGAKIIGIWANGKFATELHSDTMIEPSSILLAIGTEKEIEELRHLSLSAQGYSDNKSGKVIIVGFGNVGQEIYKYLSHIPENVAIVDRQEFEIGNLFVGNASDDGILKKAGIENASVVLICLNDDANSLYTTLVARNLNPDAYIITRCNILTNIDKFYKAGANYVVALPMISGIMLASLVTGKGKLEFEKLNVARFVVKSSKLAGHALRDTGIREKTRCTIIGIEHSGTILLDLIPDLELCYTDVLVTVGTERALRRFYEEFDTAPLP; from the coding sequence ATGGATATAAAGAAATTTGACATAATAAAAAATGCATTCAAGTCAAGGGGGAGAAAATATTTTTTCTCTCTCGCAGGGCTGATTCTTTTTTACTCTCTACTTTTTGAGTATCTCTACAGCAATCTGGAGCATAAAGAAATAGATTTTTTCAGATCCTTTGAATTCATAATAGAAAGCATGACAACAACCGGATACGGCGGTCTTCTGCCATTTTATCATCCGGTGATGAACATTTTTGCCATTATTCTTCAGGTTTCCGGGGTGCTTATGATATTCATGACGATCCCTATTTTTTTTGTGCCATGGCTTCAAAGAAAGATGAGCACTGAACCGCCGCATAAAGCCTCTGAAGACATAAAGGATCATGTAATCATTTGCAGATATTCTGAGGCGGTAAATTTTCTGATTGAGGAACTTGAAATTAACGGCTTCCCATACATAGTAATCGAAAAGGATCGGGAAACGTGTTTCAATCTTTTAGAGCAGGGAATAACAAGCATTCAGGGAGATCCAAACTCTTCTCAGGCATTGAAAAATGCAGGAATCTCATCTGCACGGTGCATTCTTGTAATGTCAAAAGATGAGGAAAATGCAAGCATTATACTGACTGCAAGGCAGTTGTGCGATCTTCCGATTATAGCAACTGTAGAGAATCCTGAAAATTCAAGATACCTCGAATATGCCGGAGCAGCAAAGATTGCCTGCCCAAAACATGAGCTAGGCGCAAGAATGGCATACAAAACCGCGTTCCCCATTGCACTGGATCTGTCAAAGGCTCTGCATATTCCTGCAAACCTCCATATTACGGAAATACTGGTACATAAAGACTCCTCCATAGCCCGGAAATCTCTTTCAGAGGCAGCAATAGGCAATGTAAGCGGGGCAAAGATAATAGGAATCTGGGCCAATGGGAAATTTGCAACCGAACTTCATTCGGACACTATGATAGAGCCATCTTCCATCTTACTTGCAATCGGAACAGAAAAAGAAATTGAAGAACTAAGACATCTTTCACTTTCTGCTCAAGGATATTCTGACAACAAATCTGGAAAAGTTATAATAGTGGGGTTTGGCAATGTGGGACAGGAGATCTATAAATATCTTTCCCATATACCCGAGAATGTCGCGATTGTTGACAGACAGGAATTTGAAATAGGAAATTTATTTGTCGGTAATGCTTCTGATGACGGGATTCTCAAAAAAGCAGGGATAGAAAATGCATCGGTAGTCCTGATTTGTCTCAATGATGACGCCAATTCGCTATACACAACGCTTGTAGCCAGGAATCTTAACCCTGACGCATATATAATAACCAGGTGCAATATCCTTACCAACATTGATAAGTTCTACAAGGCTGGTGCAAACTATGTAGTAGCTCTTCCAATGATATCTGGAATAATGCTTGCAAGTCTTGTGACAGGAAAGGGGAAACTCGAATTCGAAAAACTGAATGTCGCAAGATTCGTTGTAAAATCCTCTAAGCTTGCTGGTCATGCACTTCGCGACACAGGAATCAGGGAAAAAACCAGATGCACAATAATAGGGATAGAACACAGCGGAACAATACTCCTTGATCTTATTCCGGATTTAGAACTGTGTTATACTGATGTTCTTGTAACTGTTGGGACTGAAAGAGCTCTCAGGAGATTTTACGAGGAGTTTGACACTGCTCCCCTGCCTTAG
- a CDS encoding MFS transporter, which produces MDIDKEKETGKTVLNVSSEAVGDEITTGNFKEDVKFSGAFSALKHRNYRLFFTGQTISITGTWMQNVAQSWLVYALTSSPLYLGIVNFAASIPTLLLSPSAGVIADRVPKRMMLVMTQISSMLLAFVLATDVFIGTVRPWHIVVLSFFFGAVNSFDAPTRQAFVVEMVEREDMANAIALNAVIFNTGRVIGPTLAGIGLALLGPGWCFSINGLSFIPVIIGLMMMKVRPYVGAATKDSPLKQLKEGLSYIRHNKTILTLLMLVAVSNLFAFSYATLLPAFAKDVLHKGPSGLGIMSASSGFGALMGALMIAWFGHSKRRGMILTFGNLFFPLMIILFAVSRIFYISCLLLVAVGWGFMLQNTTINTLIQTIVPDELRGRVMSIYTLFFLGLFPLGSLMAGAVAEHVSIPAGAEFGAVIALAFGLFLFWRAPYLRKLA; this is translated from the coding sequence ATGGATATAGATAAAGAAAAAGAAACAGGAAAAACAGTACTGAATGTCTCATCAGAAGCAGTAGGAGATGAAATAACAACTGGCAACTTTAAAGAAGATGTTAAGTTTAGCGGAGCATTCTCTGCGCTTAAGCACAGAAACTACCGTCTCTTCTTTACAGGGCAGACAATTTCCATTACCGGGACCTGGATGCAGAATGTTGCCCAGTCGTGGCTTGTATATGCATTAACGAGTTCTCCTCTTTATCTGGGTATTGTGAATTTTGCAGCTTCCATTCCAACATTATTATTGTCTCCTTCAGCAGGAGTAATTGCAGACCGTGTACCAAAACGGATGATGTTGGTTATGACGCAGATTTCATCAATGCTTCTTGCATTTGTCCTTGCCACTGATGTTTTTATCGGAACTGTACGTCCCTGGCACATAGTGGTGCTTTCATTTTTCTTTGGAGCTGTAAATTCCTTTGATGCACCTACGCGGCAGGCCTTTGTAGTTGAAATGGTAGAACGTGAAGACATGGCAAATGCAATTGCGCTTAATGCTGTTATATTCAATACCGGACGCGTTATAGGGCCGACGTTAGCAGGAATAGGCCTTGCACTTCTCGGGCCGGGATGGTGTTTTTCCATTAACGGACTGAGTTTCATACCTGTAATTATTGGACTTATGATGATGAAGGTCAGGCCTTATGTCGGAGCGGCAACAAAGGACTCTCCACTCAAGCAGTTAAAGGAAGGGTTATCCTATATACGTCATAACAAAACAATTTTAACACTCCTCATGCTTGTTGCGGTTTCTAATCTGTTTGCTTTCAGCTATGCAACACTTTTGCCTGCTTTTGCAAAAGATGTATTGCATAAAGGTCCATCAGGACTTGGGATAATGAGCGCATCTTCCGGTTTTGGAGCACTTATGGGTGCATTGATGATCGCATGGTTTGGGCATTCAAAGCGGAGAGGGATGATCCTCACATTCGGGAATCTTTTCTTTCCTCTTATGATAATCCTTTTTGCGGTGTCGAGGATTTTTTATATTTCCTGTCTGCTTTTAGTTGCTGTGGGGTGGGGTTTCATGCTCCAGAATACGACTATTAATACATTGATTCAAACCATAGTGCCTGATGAATTGCGCGGCAGGGTTATGAGTATTTATACTCTTTTTTTCCTCGGCCTCTTTCCTCTCGGATCATTGATGGCAGGAGCTGTTGCAGAACATGTCAGTATTCCTGCCGGTGCAGAGTTTGGTGCAGTTATAGCACTTGCCTTCGGATTATTTCTTTTCTGGCGAGCGCCCTATTTGCGGAAACTTGCCTGA